The nucleotide sequence AATGAGGTTGATTTTATAAAAGGATCTTTTGCTGTTCAGGTCACATAGCTCTATTACAGCTTCTATTTCAAAAAAATCTAGTATGCCTTCCGGCAAAAAAGGGGCAATAATGTTTTCTTTCATCTTGCCTTAAAATTAACAAATCAAACCAAAACTCCCCAACTTTTACGTGTGAGCCGAAAAAAAGGGTAGGTGATAGAGTAGATTATTTTGTTGTTGAATAAACTTGGCATAAGTGGCCGATGATTTACCTTGCTGTAACCAGTTGTATGGTGGATTTTTACAAAACGAGGCATTTTTAAGAAAATATCAAATGTTATAGATAGTGGTTTGAACTGTTGGAAATAACCCTTTTTTATAAATTTTGTTTTTGTACAGGTTGATTAGCGCTCTATGCTTGTAATATTTGGTAGGGTGGTCCGTGCAAAACGAAAAATAGGTGTTGTTTACGAAGGGACAGCTTATTTGCCCACCTTTTCTTCATAGTCTGAAAGGATCTGTTTTGCCTTTTCTAATTTTTCTTTGGTTTCTGATGCGGGCTCTGAAAAGCTGCTTTTTAATACATGTAATACCAATGTCGTTTAGTTAGTGATAATGGTCACAGTTTTTTATAGTTCATCGAGTGTGGTTTTTTTATTTTTTTAGGTCGATCTACTTTTCTGTCTGGCCTTACAACTTCTTTGGTTCTGGAGACAATATCATCAAATGCTTTAACGGCTTTTCGGTATTTTCTTTTAAGGAAAATTGGGATAAGCATGTCCATTAAGTTTGCTAAAGCATTTGTCTTATTAGGTTTTTGTTGGTATTTTCGCTTCTTTTTTCCTTTCTCTTCTTTCTGTTCCTCTTCCTTTTGTTCCTGTTCCTTTTGCTCCTCCTCATATTCAGCCAGGACTTTAGCTTCAATAGGATGGCAATATGCTGCACATAGTGTTAAAAGGAAAACTTTGGCATGAAAATCCTGACGTACAGCCTTTGCCGTTTTTCCAGAAAAAGATTCCAGATCAAGACGACTTTTCAGTAATTTATAGCACTCTTCCTCATTCCACCGATAATGATAAAGCCGCTTAAACTCCTCAATATCGTATTTTTTTAAATCTGTCAGGGAAGTACAAAGTATTTCTGTCTCACCTGTTTCAAGCTTTACTTTTATAAGCCTGCAGTCTATTTCTTGACTGATAATTTCCGGGTATTCACTCAGTTTACCATGGTCTTTTTTAGGGAGCCGAAACTTCACTATGCGTTCCTGTTCAGGGCTGGCCATCAGACTTTCAACTTCTTTCCACCATTCATTCTCAAGCCTTATGCAAAACTCTACCCCCTTGGCTTTAAGCAGAAAAAACAACCAAAAACAAGGATATCCCCTGTCCAGAAGGAGCAAATCGCCCTTTTCAACTTTTTTAAGGTGCTGTACAAGCAAATCTCTTTCGCTTGAAGCATAAGGTGCTATTTCTGCATCGAGAGTTATGTGATTAAGTACATCATAAAGCATAGAACCCATTGCCATAGAGCGAGGAGTGCTTGCTTTAGGCCCAAACATATATTCCCCAAATTCTTCTTTTACTGTGGGATGATTTGGAAGTTGAAGACGGGTGCCATCAACAGCAAGAGTACGCATGCCATGCCATGTGTAATAGGAGGCCTTTTTGTAGAAAAAATCCACACTTATTTCGTTCAACCTAACAAATGCCCATGGATTTAGCTTGGATCTGGACTGAGAAAGGGCGCTTTTAGTAACCTCGCGAATATTAAAATCGCTATTGGACATTGCTTTGTAAAATCTGTCAAGATCACGTTGCAATGCTGACTTAAAAGACATGATAAAAACAATTAACTTCCTGATATCCAGCTTTCTTTGTCTAGAGAATACCCTTTCACAGCCGTCTTTAACACGGCTAATGAACTCTTTACAGTTAATCTCATGGCTGATATGTTTGGTTAGTTCTTCTCTATAGTCAGAGTTTTTATTAGTCCCTATATACCCCCACAATTTACAAAAAAATATCTTACCAATACAACAAGAAAAGCTTAACTAAACGACATTGCATGTAATACTGGTAAAAATACCATAGTCATTAGTATTAACAGCCCTAGGTATACAAGCTGCCTAATGTTTGCGGCTAAATCCCTTGTTTTTCTGTCGTTATGGTTCCTTATGTCCTTGTGCCAAAAACTTTCAATATTTAGGTACTTGTTTCCCTGTAGATTTGGTAAAAAATACTGGTGTTTAGTGTGCAGTTCCGGATCAATTTTTTTTAGATAGTTGGAAGCTTTTGCATAGAGAATGTATTGGAAAATGGCACTTATAAAAAATATTGCAGCAGCCAGATATACGCTTACTGTTATTTCTATAAACCAAGTTATTATAATTGCTCCGATGATAAATGTTTTATAGGTTTTAAGGTTAAGCATGTGATTTTATGTGTAGCCGATTATTGAATGTCAGTCAAAGACATTGGCAACAGGTTTGGCTAGCCCTATTTTAAAGCCGATATGCCCGAAAGGCATTAGGGTTGTGCCTCTTTCCTTTTCGTATGGAACATATGATGCTTGTGTTTCAGTGGCTGTTCGGTAATATGTCTTATCTACATTCTCGTACCAAAAAGCTATCATGCGCACGCTAAAGCCATAATAAAGTTTTGCGTTTAGGAACCGTTTCCCATTCATTTTGCCATGTTTGTGGTGCCCATATAAAAATTTTATACCTGTTATATTTATTCTTTCGGTTCTTCTAGCCGAAAAACCAGCCCGGCTTAAACTATAGGTTATGTGCTTGTTATTTAGCCATAAGAACCTGTTAAAGATCTCTGCTTGAAAATAGTATCGCCTTCTTTTTTTTAGATACAAAGAAGGCGCCAAAGAGAGGTAAATGCCATTCAGGTTTCTGTTTGTCATAGTGAAGATTTCATAAGACGCAAAGGCTCCTGTTCCAGTAAATATACTATCTTGTCCTTTGATAGGAAACTTATACCCTAAGGAATATGAAATGGACCAACGTGGTGCGATAAACTGCTCCTTAGTGAATATTAGCTCCCCTACAAAAAGCTGAGTGGGTAAAACATAATAGCCGTCACCTAATATTAAAGAAGGTTTTTGCTGCGCCCAAAGGTTGGAGAAAAAACCACTCAAAATAAAAACAAACAATATTCTCATAGTTTATAAGGTATAAGACTGGTTTGGGCGTCTGATTGGATGCTTCTCCTGTATTCTTTTTTTACTCAAGTTGTTTCGTTATAAAAGTATTTTATCTGGATTATGCATTAGATTTTGCCAAGCAATAGAAAGTTCTAATGAATATTTCAGGTTTGATAAGACTCTATAAGGATTAATACTTCTATTTTTTCTTCAATATACTATCAGGTTTCGATAGATTCAAGATGTAAAACATTTTGTTTGTAAAGTTTTTTAGTAAGGGAGCGTTGGGCTGTGTTTGTGGTATTTGAGTCTTTCTGTGTTTAAAAAAAATGCACTTACGGATTATGTCATTCCTTTTTTTGTAGTAACTTACACAAATGATTTTTTTTAAAGCCATTCAATATGAAACTGACCTATTATCATGTAGATGCCTTTTCTTCTGAGCCGTTTAAAGGTAATCCGGCAGCAGTATGTGTTACCGACAAACCTTTAGATGATGTTGTGATGCAAAAAATTGCAGCGGAGTTTAACCTTCCGGCTTCTAC is from Cytophagaceae bacterium ABcell3 and encodes:
- a CDS encoding IS4 family transposase, translated to MWGYIGTNKNSDYREELTKHISHEINCKEFISRVKDGCERVFSRQRKLDIRKLIVFIMSFKSALQRDLDRFYKAMSNSDFNIREVTKSALSQSRSKLNPWAFVRLNEISVDFFYKKASYYTWHGMRTLAVDGTRLQLPNHPTVKEEFGEYMFGPKASTPRSMAMGSMLYDVLNHITLDAEIAPYASSERDLLVQHLKKVEKGDLLLLDRGYPCFWLFFLLKAKGVEFCIRLENEWWKEVESLMASPEQERIVKFRLPKKDHGKLSEYPEIISQEIDCRLIKVKLETGETEILCTSLTDLKKYDIEEFKRLYHYRWNEEECYKLLKSRLDLESFSGKTAKAVRQDFHAKVFLLTLCAAYCHPIEAKVLAEYEEEQKEQEQKEEEQKEEKGKKKRKYQQKPNKTNALANLMDMLIPIFLKRKYRKAVKAFDDIVSRTKEVVRPDRKVDRPKKIKKPHSMNYKKL